The following are encoded together in the Pseudoclavibacter endophyticus genome:
- the pepN gene encoding aminopeptidase N → MPGENLTRAEAQERRATVNVHLYDIALDLTTGDEAFRSTTVVTFDAVPGASTFIDAITRQVHHVELNGRVLDPADVSDGVRIRLDGLEAHNRLVVVADAVYMNTGEGLHRFVDPVDGEVYLYTQFEVPDSRRVFAVFEQPDLKAQFVFHVTAPSHWQVISNQPSPQPVPATEATSTWHFAPTPRISSYITAIVAGPYVSQHDSLVSMDGRTIPLGVYCRASVAEYLDAENIFTTTKRGFEYYEKNFNGPYPFEKYDQLFVPEFNAGAMENAGCVTFTETYVFRSKVQDAVRERRDVTILHELAHMWFGDLVTMRWWNDLWLNESFAEFISTIACAEATGWSEAWTTFNAMEKSWAYRQDQLPSTHPIVAEIRDLDDVLVNFDGITYAKGGSVLKQLFFWVGREAFFQGVSTYFRKHGWGNTELRDLLAELEIASGRDLSAWSRLWLETAGVNTLRPRLEVDERGVITSFAVEQTAVEEHPTLRPHRLAIGLFELHDGGEGEQRVLRRADRLELDVDGPLTEVPALAGRPRPAMILLNDDDLAYAKIRLDDDSLRVAVDHLASIESPLARSLVLSSVWDSTRDAETRPRDFIRLVLGTIGTETESTTRRTVLGQLATASKYYTDAEDREEILEVVTDELWALAEAAEPGSDAQFAFVKSFAGLAHTTAHLDVIDALFTQQRSLEGLEIDTDLGWELLIALVAGGRRTRADIDARLAEDNTADGQRAAAHAAAAGPANDDKDAAWQRVMVSSDAPNSIVRATAAGFSRGDDAVLEAFVDRYFEAIRGVWDSRSFHIAEELIEGFFPSYLPTEQVLAAATAWLDANTDAPDALRRIVIEGRAAVERSLRAQQRDAG, encoded by the coding sequence ATGCCCGGTGAGAACCTGACCCGCGCCGAAGCGCAGGAGCGCCGTGCGACCGTCAACGTGCATCTGTACGACATCGCGCTCGACCTAACGACGGGTGACGAGGCGTTTCGGTCCACGACGGTGGTCACGTTCGACGCGGTCCCGGGGGCATCGACGTTCATCGACGCGATCACCCGCCAGGTGCACCACGTCGAGCTCAATGGTCGCGTGCTCGACCCCGCCGACGTGAGTGACGGCGTGCGCATCCGCCTCGACGGCCTCGAGGCGCACAACCGCCTCGTCGTGGTCGCCGACGCGGTGTACATGAACACCGGCGAAGGGCTCCACCGCTTCGTCGACCCCGTCGACGGCGAGGTCTACCTCTACACGCAGTTCGAGGTACCGGACTCGCGCCGCGTGTTCGCCGTGTTCGAGCAGCCCGACCTCAAGGCCCAGTTCGTGTTCCACGTGACGGCGCCGAGCCACTGGCAGGTCATCTCGAACCAGCCGAGCCCGCAGCCCGTCCCCGCCACCGAGGCCACCTCGACGTGGCACTTCGCGCCGACACCACGCATCTCCAGCTACATCACGGCGATCGTCGCCGGCCCGTACGTCTCGCAGCACGACTCCCTCGTCTCGATGGACGGCCGCACCATCCCGCTCGGCGTCTACTGCCGCGCGTCAGTCGCCGAGTATCTCGATGCGGAGAACATCTTCACCACCACGAAGCGCGGCTTCGAGTACTACGAGAAGAACTTCAACGGCCCGTACCCCTTCGAGAAGTACGACCAGCTGTTTGTGCCCGAGTTCAACGCCGGGGCGATGGAGAATGCGGGCTGCGTCACGTTCACCGAGACCTACGTGTTCCGGTCGAAAGTGCAAGACGCGGTGCGCGAGCGTCGCGACGTCACCATCCTCCACGAGCTTGCCCACATGTGGTTCGGCGACCTCGTCACGATGCGCTGGTGGAACGACCTGTGGCTGAACGAGTCGTTCGCCGAGTTCATCTCGACGATCGCGTGCGCGGAGGCGACCGGGTGGTCGGAAGCATGGACCACCTTCAACGCGATGGAGAAGAGTTGGGCCTACCGGCAAGACCAGCTGCCGTCGACGCATCCCATCGTGGCGGAGATCCGCGATCTCGACGACGTGCTCGTCAACTTCGACGGCATCACGTACGCCAAGGGCGGCTCGGTGCTCAAGCAGCTGTTCTTCTGGGTCGGGCGCGAGGCCTTCTTCCAGGGCGTCTCGACGTACTTCCGCAAGCACGGATGGGGCAACACCGAGCTGCGTGACCTGCTCGCCGAGCTCGAGATTGCGTCCGGCCGCGATCTGTCGGCGTGGTCGCGGCTCTGGCTCGAGACCGCGGGCGTCAACACGCTGCGGCCTCGGCTCGAGGTCGACGAGCGGGGCGTCATCACCTCGTTCGCCGTCGAACAGACCGCCGTGGAGGAGCATCCGACCCTCCGCCCCCACCGCCTGGCGATCGGCCTCTTCGAGCTCCACGACGGTGGCGAGGGCGAGCAGCGCGTGCTGCGCCGCGCCGACCGGCTCGAGCTCGATGTCGACGGCCCGCTCACCGAGGTTCCCGCGCTCGCAGGGCGCCCGCGTCCGGCCATGATCCTGCTCAACGACGACGACCTCGCCTACGCGAAGATCCGCCTCGACGACGACTCGCTGCGGGTCGCGGTCGATCACCTCGCGTCGATCGAGTCGCCACTCGCCCGCTCCCTCGTCCTCAGCAGCGTGTGGGATTCCACGCGCGACGCCGAGACCCGTCCGCGTGATTTCATCCGCCTCGTGCTGGGCACGATCGGCACGGAAACCGAGTCGACGACACGGCGCACTGTTCTCGGCCAGCTCGCCACCGCATCCAAGTACTACACGGACGCGGAAGACCGGGAGGAGATCCTCGAGGTCGTGACCGACGAATTGTGGGCGCTCGCAGAGGCGGCCGAGCCTGGTTCCGATGCCCAGTTCGCCTTCGTGAAGTCGTTCGCCGGCCTGGCGCACACGACCGCGCATCTCGACGTCATCGACGCACTGTTCACGCAGCAACGCTCGCTCGAGGGACTCGAGATCGACACCGATCTGGGGTGGGAGCTCCTCATCGCGCTCGTCGCCGGGGGCCGCCGGACCCGCGCCGACATCGACGCCCGCCTGGCCGAGGACAACACCGCCGACGGGCAGCGGGCTGCCGCCCACGCAGCGGCGGCCGGCCCCGCGAACGACGACAAAGACGCCGCGTGGCAGCGCGTCATGGTGTCGTCGGATGCTCCGAACTCGATCGTCCGCGCCACAGCCGCGGGCTTCTCGCGGGGCGACGATGCCGTCCTCGAGGCGTTCGTCGACCGCTACTTCGAGGCCATCCGTGGCGTGTGGGACTCCCGCAGTTTCCACATCGCCGAGGAGCTGATCGAAGGCTTCTTCCCCTCGTACCTGCCGACCGAGCAGGTGCTGGCTGCGGCGACCGCGTGGCTCGATGCGAACACCGACGCACCAGACGCGCTCCGGCGCATCGTGATCGAGGGGCGTGCGGCCGTCGAGCGGTCGTTGCGCGCGCAGCAGCGCGACGCCGGCTGA
- a CDS encoding DsbA family protein yields the protein MADKTAVDFWFDPVCPWAWMTSRWIDEVARHRDIDVTWHIMSLAILNENNDMDEAHRASHKAGFAFGQLVTAIRDELGQDKVKAAYDALGQRIHLDGRGATDAAIFDEVVAELEIPQDLVERAKAGEFDDAYRASHVDGIERVGQDVGTPVVAVNGVAFFGPVISPAPKGDDALRLFDGVVMAAGVDGFFELKRTRTRGPQFD from the coding sequence ATGGCTGACAAGACCGCTGTTGACTTCTGGTTCGACCCCGTATGCCCCTGGGCGTGGATGACGTCTCGGTGGATCGACGAGGTGGCACGCCACCGGGACATCGACGTCACCTGGCACATCATGAGCCTTGCGATTCTCAACGAGAACAACGACATGGATGAGGCGCACCGGGCGTCCCACAAAGCCGGCTTCGCCTTCGGCCAGCTCGTGACCGCGATCCGCGATGAGCTCGGGCAGGACAAGGTCAAGGCCGCCTACGACGCGCTCGGCCAGCGCATCCACCTCGACGGGCGCGGCGCCACCGACGCGGCGATCTTCGACGAGGTCGTCGCCGAGCTCGAGATCCCGCAGGACCTCGTCGAGCGCGCCAAGGCGGGCGAGTTCGATGACGCCTACCGGGCGAGCCACGTCGACGGCATCGAGCGCGTCGGCCAAGACGTCGGAACTCCGGTCGTCGCCGTCAACGGCGTCGCATTCTTCGGGCCGGTCATCTCCCCGGCGCCCAAGGGCGACGACGCCCTGCGGCTCTTCGATGGGGTCGTCATGGCGGCCGGCGTCGACGGGTTCTTCGAGCTCAAGCGCACGCGGACGCGCGGTCCGCAGTTCGACTAG
- a CDS encoding ribose-5-phosphate isomerase — protein MRIHVATDHAGLDFSQQLQRHLAGQGHDVVDHGPAEYDALDDYPSFCINAAQAVADDWAAGVEALGVVFGGSGNGEQIAANKVPGVRAALVWNLATATLAREHNNANVISIGARQHTFDEAVAFIDAFIAEPFPGDDRHVRRISQIAEYEQTGDIADKDVLPRSGSAVPVLLQPGEVPPTPSTPPASRPVGFSAES, from the coding sequence GTGCGCATCCACGTCGCGACCGATCACGCCGGTCTCGACTTCTCCCAGCAGCTGCAGCGGCACCTGGCGGGCCAGGGGCACGACGTGGTCGATCACGGCCCCGCCGAGTACGACGCGCTCGATGATTATCCGTCGTTCTGCATCAACGCGGCCCAGGCGGTCGCCGACGATTGGGCGGCGGGCGTCGAGGCGCTCGGTGTGGTGTTCGGCGGCTCCGGGAACGGCGAGCAGATCGCGGCCAACAAGGTGCCGGGAGTTCGGGCCGCGCTCGTATGGAACCTGGCGACCGCGACGCTCGCGCGCGAGCACAACAACGCCAACGTGATCTCGATCGGGGCGCGCCAGCACACGTTCGACGAGGCCGTCGCCTTCATCGACGCGTTCATCGCCGAGCCGTTCCCGGGCGACGACCGCCATGTCCGGCGCATCTCGCAGATCGCCGAGTACGAGCAGACCGGCGACATCGCCGATAAGGACGTGCTGCCCCGGTCGGGTTCCGCGGTTCCCGTGCTGCTGCAGCCGGGCGAGGTGCCGCCGACGCCGAGCACCCCGCCGGCGTCTCGGCCCGTCGGCTTCTCTGCGGAGTCGTAG
- a CDS encoding Fpg/Nei family DNA glycosylase — MPEGHSVHRIARQFEANFAGRTVSASSPQGRFTVGAAEIDGRRMLRTFAVGKQMFAEFEGDAWLRVHLGMYGAWDFAGDVSTTLGQTGEYSTRRPQVRIEDSRGETSLSSIGAPRRTRLRMAEGEQESELTAWPPEPVGAVRLRLLTDATCADLRGPTACELLDAAAVERHLAKLGPDPLVDRGRAAEERFVSRVAGKRTPIGILLMDQSVVAGIGNVYRAEILFRAGIDPHRPGSSLSEDTARGLWRDWAKLLKIGVEVGQMMTIDGLRGKRKADALRNRDDRHWVYGRAGLPCRVCGTTVALEEMQARKLYWCPGCQH; from the coding sequence GTGCCCGAGGGACATTCCGTCCACCGCATCGCGCGCCAGTTCGAGGCCAACTTCGCCGGAAGAACCGTCAGCGCCTCATCGCCGCAGGGCCGCTTCACCGTGGGGGCGGCCGAGATCGATGGGCGGCGGATGCTTCGCACCTTTGCGGTGGGCAAGCAGATGTTCGCGGAGTTCGAGGGCGACGCCTGGCTGCGAGTGCACCTCGGCATGTACGGCGCCTGGGATTTCGCGGGCGACGTTTCGACGACGCTCGGTCAGACGGGCGAGTACTCGACGCGGCGTCCGCAGGTGCGCATCGAGGACTCGCGGGGCGAGACCTCCTTGTCGTCGATCGGTGCGCCGCGTCGTACCCGCCTTCGAATGGCCGAGGGGGAGCAGGAGTCCGAGCTGACGGCCTGGCCCCCGGAGCCTGTCGGCGCGGTGCGTCTGCGCTTGTTGACCGATGCGACGTGTGCTGACTTGCGCGGGCCGACGGCGTGCGAGCTGCTCGACGCCGCAGCTGTCGAGCGGCACCTCGCGAAGCTCGGCCCGGATCCGCTCGTCGACCGGGGCCGGGCCGCTGAGGAGCGTTTCGTGTCGCGCGTGGCGGGGAAGCGCACGCCGATCGGCATCCTGCTCATGGACCAGTCGGTCGTGGCCGGCATCGGCAACGTCTACCGGGCCGAGATTCTCTTTCGAGCCGGCATCGACCCGCACCGGCCCGGATCGTCGCTCTCGGAGGACACGGCGCGAGGCCTCTGGCGCGACTGGGCGAAGCTGCTGAAGATCGGTGTCGAGGTCGGGCAGATGATGACGATCGACGGGCTCCGCGGCAAGCGCAAGGCGGACGCGCTGCGCAACCGGGATGACCGGCACTGGGTCTACGGACGCGCCGGACTGCCCTGCCGCGTTTGCGGCACGACCGTCGCACTCGAGGAGATGCAGGCCCGCAAGCTGTACTGGTGCCCCGGCTGTCAGCACTAG
- a CDS encoding SCO7613 C-terminal domain-containing membrane protein codes for MTVHQLSATAARALADRGALINRIVDDARAAATRPAGVRTPFAGPSPVPQTSPVPQTRPASQTPTAPPTQNAHPPSPPAPPASPSAFPASPPAFSPVGEQAEPPQRRGRGLQVLLLVLGVGLLAIAAGFFLVYAWFTFDLVWRALSTVAITLVAVVGASWLRRAQLRAAAEGVAALAASLIVLDAWAASALGLFGLDRVDQALYWGCALIVLTLVFETWARLTALRFPAIAASIAIAPGVGLLAAGVAGVAGEGATRFAIGAVGAAIGALAHLAWRRRPRSHDAAAASRRGILPFAAVLRHASSMDRTTEITIVAIVGLLSSAASLIALMLPFASPSLDSVRPWAFVALAAATTGQACLLPTHARPRWLAALAVPFAPIAVISLLATPIALSAAGAVGQVWAALAAAIALALPAFIDLLRARLAGLGNIPVSRACTAALITALVGAGAVVAASLLINRPLASALLARASGALADDPAAAVLEAPWTAEGDGLAIGLVAGLVAAGALAWRPAQRRRRVAPYWTAAAIAGLTYVSWQARSPVLVQASLILCLAVLLVALIATLRARGAAAPHASGRDPLRLVLWAGAGVVAWHLVSIGAVHAHHQLVSAIAVVSALFAARFAVTPRVPGGTSYARVALTAGAALTALAAAVTAPRLWAVDAGVELPLGSTLAVVISGAAFSAAAGLLPHRALAGVERVAIVVAATFPGALAAAIGTLRVAAWHDGSSDGPLPQQVSALVVTALLAAAVVAGSVTQLRAVTDRAPAGTPRLTAGAWMLPVLAIVVWAPVANAVIAVGAALGGGFHDTGARLSAVVVTLAIVALASAGVSLGVRRAGGAAATLWRLDAPALGLMSIAVVTLAGRSLWRFDGSLAVGLALAAGTVVLVAANGNGLVGAPGRRKHAGWPAVPLACAAWLAFVGTWPGTPTVEIWWLPVGGILVATGLTVWWFGRTLRGTRRAVVGPLLIAAGALAGGIPIAAVGAEGASPMRAAALGAVAAAAILLLTAPRLSPFIAEVAAPVTGALAGIITASAALRVIASAPETDGELHAAIWLTPMLLVLAIAATFAARSGLMQAARSWHPAPAISLVFAASVAIGSTLLTTRTIGPAGAAAALALVAVIGSSLPPLIALRPALAAVVPFATGAALPLAFASAFGDPPPSLGLLVTATLVLTVANAAVGIRLRHEHPALSAPVYAMLPVALFAVLVSTLQFETLAPLARAFPSAAVAGAVALTAAVAVAVVDLMRSDGKARSWRLPRLAVDAGAVTTVVTGFAVAGAFAARFDALNWAFLGAVFVAASATPKHIRGAERIARRVARWVGTPIVAIAAGAAVRDLWPAAPSSLVVVVTGASVLSIGVGVALLAHRSAVPAATSTPATNAVRPRASVEGLVEIGAGALVGLVGSVLVDAFAPSGLVTHLVVAVVAALSLTIWASGILPRNLAAYGVCLAAPAGLALALLPVVRSAASATANTTTISALAPELSGAPVLVALVGTAWLATLRTSSDGAPADRLRSWLARALTVAAVTSVTLSCVIAIDGTQWWRGTAWICVLAVIALTAHTLDRAPFDRSALIASAVGVGLVTIASLATDGNRHVEQLTVPLGIAAVVFGAIVLARRQRSSSWAMIAPGVAVLILPSFFAQFTDDAPLWRIVGVGLAALAALVWGLTGRLQAPFLLGLVLTIAQAITAFWIALDSANRDVPWWIWLAVAGVVLLALAIRFEASLRDARKSAATIRAMR; via the coding sequence GTGACCGTGCACCAGCTCTCGGCGACGGCGGCCCGAGCGCTCGCCGACCGCGGCGCCCTCATCAACCGCATCGTCGACGACGCCCGAGCGGCCGCCACCCGGCCGGCGGGCGTGCGCACACCGTTCGCCGGCCCGTCGCCCGTTCCGCAGACGTCACCCGTTCCCCAGACACGGCCAGCTTCCCAGACGCCGACCGCTCCTCCGACGCAAAACGCTCACCCGCCGTCGCCACCCGCTCCCCCGGCGTCGCCGTCCGCTTTCCCGGCGTCGCCACCCGCTTTCTCGCCAGTCGGTGAGCAGGCCGAGCCTCCTCAACGGCGCGGCCGCGGACTGCAGGTGTTGCTGCTCGTCCTCGGCGTGGGCCTGCTGGCCATCGCCGCGGGGTTCTTCCTCGTATACGCATGGTTCACCTTCGATCTCGTCTGGCGCGCCCTCTCGACCGTCGCGATCACGCTCGTCGCCGTCGTGGGCGCCTCGTGGCTCCGGCGCGCGCAGTTACGAGCCGCCGCCGAGGGCGTCGCAGCCCTCGCCGCATCACTCATCGTGCTCGACGCCTGGGCGGCTTCGGCGCTGGGGTTGTTCGGGCTCGATCGCGTCGACCAGGCGCTCTACTGGGGCTGTGCCCTGATCGTTCTCACGCTCGTGTTCGAGACGTGGGCGCGACTCACGGCGTTACGCTTCCCCGCCATCGCCGCGTCGATCGCCATCGCTCCCGGCGTCGGCCTCCTCGCCGCCGGAGTCGCAGGCGTGGCGGGCGAGGGCGCGACCCGTTTCGCGATCGGCGCCGTCGGCGCCGCGATCGGCGCGCTCGCCCATCTGGCCTGGCGACGGCGCCCCCGGTCGCACGACGCCGCAGCGGCATCTCGGCGCGGCATCCTGCCCTTCGCAGCCGTGCTCCGCCACGCCTCGTCCATGGACCGCACGACCGAGATCACGATCGTCGCGATCGTCGGACTGCTCTCGAGTGCCGCGAGCCTCATCGCGCTGATGCTCCCGTTCGCAAGCCCGAGCCTCGACTCGGTCCGCCCATGGGCGTTCGTCGCGCTCGCCGCCGCGACAACGGGCCAGGCGTGTCTGCTGCCGACGCACGCGCGCCCCCGATGGCTCGCAGCCCTCGCCGTGCCGTTCGCTCCCATTGCGGTGATCTCACTGCTCGCCACTCCGATCGCCCTCAGCGCCGCGGGCGCGGTCGGGCAGGTGTGGGCTGCGCTGGCGGCGGCGATCGCGCTCGCTCTTCCCGCCTTCATCGATCTGCTTCGCGCCCGGCTGGCCGGCCTCGGGAACATCCCCGTCTCTCGGGCCTGCACAGCCGCGCTCATCACCGCGCTCGTCGGCGCCGGAGCCGTCGTCGCCGCGTCGCTGCTCATCAATCGCCCGCTGGCCTCCGCACTGCTGGCGCGCGCGTCGGGCGCCCTCGCCGACGATCCCGCAGCCGCCGTCCTCGAAGCACCCTGGACCGCGGAGGGTGACGGGCTGGCCATCGGCCTCGTGGCGGGGCTCGTCGCTGCGGGAGCACTCGCATGGCGCCCCGCACAGCGCCGCCGGCGCGTCGCCCCGTACTGGACCGCCGCCGCAATCGCCGGCCTCACCTACGTGTCGTGGCAGGCGCGATCGCCCGTTCTCGTGCAGGCATCGCTGATCCTTTGCTTGGCCGTCCTCCTCGTCGCCCTCATCGCGACACTCCGTGCCCGCGGCGCCGCCGCGCCCCACGCATCCGGTCGCGACCCGCTGCGCCTCGTGCTGTGGGCCGGTGCCGGCGTCGTCGCCTGGCACCTGGTCTCGATCGGCGCCGTGCACGCCCATCACCAGCTCGTCTCGGCCATTGCGGTCGTGTCGGCCCTCTTCGCTGCGAGGTTCGCCGTCACCCCACGGGTACCGGGCGGCACGTCTTACGCGCGAGTCGCGCTCACCGCCGGCGCTGCGCTCACCGCGCTGGCCGCCGCGGTCACCGCCCCACGGCTGTGGGCCGTCGATGCAGGCGTCGAGCTCCCACTGGGATCGACCCTCGCCGTCGTCATCTCCGGCGCCGCATTCAGCGCCGCGGCCGGGCTCCTGCCGCACCGCGCCCTTGCGGGGGTCGAACGCGTCGCGATCGTCGTGGCCGCCACGTTCCCCGGGGCGCTCGCGGCCGCCATCGGCACACTGCGGGTTGCGGCCTGGCACGACGGCTCGAGCGACGGGCCGCTCCCCCAGCAGGTGTCAGCGCTCGTGGTGACCGCGCTGCTCGCGGCCGCGGTCGTCGCCGGCTCCGTGACGCAACTGCGTGCGGTCACGGACCGCGCTCCCGCCGGGACGCCCCGCCTGACGGCGGGTGCATGGATGCTCCCCGTCCTCGCCATCGTGGTCTGGGCTCCCGTCGCCAACGCCGTCATCGCGGTCGGCGCGGCGCTCGGCGGCGGCTTCCATGACACCGGGGCGCGGCTCTCAGCGGTTGTCGTGACACTTGCGATCGTCGCGCTCGCATCAGCGGGGGTCTCCCTCGGCGTCCGTCGTGCGGGCGGCGCCGCGGCGACTCTTTGGCGCCTCGATGCGCCCGCCCTGGGGCTGATGTCGATCGCGGTGGTGACGCTTGCGGGACGGAGCCTGTGGCGATTCGACGGCTCGCTTGCGGTCGGCCTCGCCCTCGCGGCGGGCACGGTGGTCCTGGTCGCCGCGAACGGGAACGGTCTCGTGGGCGCACCGGGTCGGCGCAAGCACGCCGGCTGGCCGGCCGTCCCACTTGCCTGTGCGGCGTGGCTCGCGTTCGTCGGCACGTGGCCGGGCACGCCCACGGTCGAAATCTGGTGGCTGCCCGTCGGCGGCATCCTCGTCGCAACGGGACTCACGGTGTGGTGGTTCGGCCGCACCCTGCGCGGAACGCGCCGTGCAGTCGTAGGGCCGCTCCTCATCGCCGCCGGAGCGCTCGCCGGCGGGATCCCCATCGCGGCCGTCGGGGCCGAAGGCGCCTCGCCCATGCGAGCGGCCGCCCTCGGCGCCGTCGCCGCCGCCGCAATCCTTCTGCTCACCGCACCGCGCCTTTCTCCCTTCATCGCGGAGGTCGCGGCCCCCGTGACGGGCGCGCTCGCCGGCATCATCACCGCGAGCGCCGCACTCCGCGTCATCGCGAGCGCGCCCGAGACCGATGGCGAGCTCCATGCAGCGATCTGGCTGACTCCCATGCTCCTCGTCCTCGCCATCGCCGCGACGTTCGCCGCTCGCAGCGGGCTCATGCAGGCGGCGCGGTCGTGGCATCCGGCGCCGGCGATCTCCCTCGTTTTCGCCGCATCGGTGGCGATCGGCTCGACGTTGCTCACGACCCGCACGATCGGCCCCGCCGGCGCCGCCGCGGCCCTCGCGCTGGTCGCGGTAATCGGCAGCTCGTTACCGCCCCTCATCGCGTTGCGGCCCGCCCTCGCCGCCGTCGTCCCCTTCGCGACGGGAGCCGCGCTACCGCTCGCATTCGCGTCCGCGTTCGGCGACCCGCCACCATCGCTCGGCCTGCTCGTGACCGCGACGCTGGTCCTCACGGTCGCCAACGCCGCCGTGGGAATCCGGCTCCGGCATGAGCACCCGGCACTGTCCGCGCCGGTGTACGCGATGCTTCCGGTCGCGCTGTTCGCCGTTCTCGTCAGCACCCTGCAATTCGAGACGCTGGCGCCGCTCGCCCGCGCGTTCCCGTCCGCTGCCGTCGCCGGGGCCGTCGCGCTCACGGCCGCCGTGGCCGTCGCCGTGGTCGATCTGATGCGTAGCGACGGCAAGGCTCGGAGCTGGCGGCTGCCGCGCTTGGCCGTCGACGCGGGCGCCGTCACGACGGTCGTCACGGGCTTCGCCGTCGCCGGCGCCTTCGCCGCAAGATTCGACGCCCTGAACTGGGCCTTCCTCGGGGCTGTGTTCGTCGCCGCGAGCGCGACTCCGAAGCACATCCGAGGAGCCGAACGCATCGCCCGACGCGTCGCCCGATGGGTGGGCACGCCGATCGTCGCAATCGCGGCCGGTGCCGCGGTGCGCGACCTCTGGCCGGCGGCGCCCTCCTCGCTCGTCGTCGTCGTGACCGGCGCGTCGGTACTGAGCATCGGCGTGGGCGTCGCGCTCCTCGCGCACCGCTCCGCGGTACCGGCCGCCACGTCGACACCGGCGACGAACGCGGTGCGGCCCCGCGCGTCCGTCGAAGGGCTCGTCGAGATCGGGGCCGGCGCCCTGGTCGGGCTCGTCGGCAGCGTGCTCGTCGACGCCTTCGCCCCGTCTGGGCTGGTGACGCACCTCGTCGTCGCGGTCGTCGCCGCACTCTCCCTCACGATCTGGGCCTCCGGCATCCTGCCGAGGAATCTCGCCGCGTACGGCGTCTGCCTCGCCGCTCCCGCAGGCCTGGCGCTCGCGCTCCTCCCCGTGGTGCGATCCGCCGCGTCCGCGACGGCCAACACGACCACCATCAGCGCTCTGGCACCGGAGCTCTCGGGGGCTCCCGTGCTCGTCGCCCTCGTCGGCACCGCCTGGCTCGCGACCCTCCGGACGTCCAGCGACGGCGCGCCGGCAGACCGTCTGCGATCGTGGCTCGCGCGCGCGCTCACCGTCGCGGCCGTCACGTCGGTCACCCTTTCGTGCGTGATCGCGATCGACGGCACGCAGTGGTGGCGCGGCACGGCATGGATCTGCGTGCTCGCCGTCATCGCCCTGACGGCGCACACCCTCGACCGCGCGCCGTTCGACCGCTCGGCGCTGATCGCGAGTGCCGTCGGCGTCGGCCTCGTGACTATCGCCTCACTCGCGACCGACGGGAACCGACACGTCGAACAGCTCACCGTGCCGCTCGGCATCGCCGCCGTCGTCTTCGGTGCGATCGTGCTGGCGCGCCGGCAGAGGTCGAGCAGCTGGGCCATGATCGCACCCGGCGTTGCCGTGCTCATCCTGCCCAGCTTCTTCGCGCAGTTCACCGATGATGCACCCCTGTGGCGCATCGTCGGCGTGGGCCTCGCGGCGCTGGCGGCGCTCGTGTGGGGGTTGACTGGGCGGCTCCAGGCGCCGTTCCTGCTCGGCCTCGTTCTCACGATCGCGCAGGCGATCACGGCGTTCTGGATCGCCCTCGACAGCGCGAACCGCGACGTCCCGTGGTGGATCTGGCTGGCCGTCGCCGGCGTTGTGCTCCTGGCCCTCGCGATCCGGTTCGAAGCCAGCCTTCGCGACGCACGGAAGTCAGCAGCGACGATCAGAGCGATGCGCTAG
- a CDS encoding DUF6458 family protein yields the protein MSIGSGITLFVIGAILAFAVHVEVDWIDLQFVGYLLMGAGALVFLLGIILLVRRRRVNTVTRHEVDPATGRDVTRRTTSSNDSEI from the coding sequence ATGAGCATCGGGTCAGGCATCACCCTCTTCGTCATCGGCGCCATCCTCGCCTTCGCGGTCCACGTGGAGGTGGACTGGATCGATCTGCAGTTCGTCGGTTACCTCCTCATGGGCGCCGGCGCCCTCGTCTTCCTCCTCGGCATCATCCTCCTCGTTCGTCGCCGACGGGTGAATACGGTGACGCGACACGAGGTCGATCCTGCGACCGGCCGCGACGTCACCCGACGGACGACGAGCTCGAACGACAGCGAGATCTGA
- a CDS encoding DUF4870 domain-containing protein, translated as MTSYAPGPNAQNPGWAYPAPAPAVPPQTGVGAWLQFLWWYVPVPVIGNIAWLAGAVASWLKHRRSNGPARENARHALNWAITANAIMVLAIVCAFLTMFTSQGWDLSQSVPGDHPGVVLYVAFLLVVPVTGITTLIVGIVGAVRAGRGDVLRVPVAIPFVRGTNQQEPGRPA; from the coding sequence ATGACGTCGTACGCTCCTGGTCCGAACGCACAGAACCCGGGATGGGCATACCCCGCCCCTGCTCCGGCGGTCCCGCCGCAGACGGGAGTCGGCGCGTGGCTGCAGTTCCTGTGGTGGTACGTTCCGGTACCCGTCATCGGGAACATCGCATGGTTGGCGGGGGCGGTGGCATCGTGGCTCAAGCACCGGCGGTCGAACGGGCCGGCCCGTGAGAACGCGCGGCACGCGCTGAACTGGGCGATCACCGCGAACGCCATCATGGTGCTCGCGATCGTGTGCGCGTTTCTGACCATGTTCACGTCGCAGGGCTGGGACCTCTCGCAGTCGGTCCCGGGCGACCACCCCGGTGTCGTGCTGTATGTCGCCTTCCTGCTCGTCGTGCCGGTCACCGGCATCACGACGCTGATCGTCGGCATCGTTGGCGCGGTCCGTGCCGGCCGGGGTGACGTGCTGCGGGTGCCGGTCGCCATCCCGTTCGTTCGGGGAACGAATCAACAGGAACCCGGCCGGCCTGCGTGA